One genomic segment of Rivularia sp. PCC 7116 includes these proteins:
- the hemN gene encoding oxygen-independent coproporphyrinogen III oxidase: protein MVFQFPGVKFDLDIIKKYDTPTPRYTSYPPATELSETFTAKDFKSAISSSNHRKTPLSLYFHIPFCESACYYCGCNTVISEKKQIAIPYVEHLVKEIHQTASLIDSDRKVVQMHWGGGTPNYLNIHQVKQLWGNINQYFNLDVSSEVSIEINPTSVDRDYILFLREIGFNRISFGIQDFNYQVQVAVNRVQPEEMLFNVMDWIREAGFKSVNVDLIYGLPFQNLHGFWKTVKKTISLDPDRIAVFNFAYVPWLKPLQKKLPVEAMPKPQEKLEIFKLTIEELTANQYQFIGMDHFAKADDELAIAKSNGSLGRTFQGYTTHAETELFGFGSTSVSLLRDFYAQNHKKLKDYYQAVEAGILPISKGFQLTWDDILRRDVIMAIMSGGILRFSDIESKYDIKFNRYFSQELEALKLVEADGLVKLSSNQIDVTEIGRLLVRNIAVIFDSRKTTQKNKFSRAI, encoded by the coding sequence ATGGTATTCCAATTTCCTGGCGTTAAGTTTGACTTAGATATTATAAAAAAATACGATACTCCCACACCGAGATACACGAGTTATCCACCCGCCACAGAATTAAGCGAAACCTTTACAGCAAAGGATTTTAAGTCAGCTATTTCTAGCTCAAATCATAGAAAGACTCCGTTATCTTTATATTTTCATATACCTTTTTGTGAAAGTGCTTGTTATTACTGCGGTTGCAATACTGTAATCTCAGAGAAAAAACAAATTGCTATTCCTTACGTTGAGCATTTAGTTAAAGAAATTCACCAAACAGCAAGTTTGATTGATTCCGATAGAAAAGTGGTGCAAATGCATTGGGGGGGAGGAACCCCAAATTATTTAAACATACATCAGGTAAAACAGCTTTGGGGAAACATCAATCAATATTTCAATCTTGATGTTTCTTCAGAAGTTTCGATTGAAATTAATCCTACATCTGTAGATAGAGACTACATTTTATTTCTGCGAGAAATTGGATTTAATCGAATTAGCTTCGGGATTCAAGATTTTAACTATCAAGTGCAGGTAGCTGTAAATCGAGTCCAACCGGAAGAAATGCTATTTAATGTAATGGACTGGATTCGAGAAGCTGGTTTTAAAAGCGTGAATGTGGACTTAATTTACGGTTTACCTTTTCAAAATTTACATGGTTTTTGGAAAACTGTAAAAAAGACGATTTCATTAGATCCCGATAGAATTGCTGTATTTAATTTTGCTTATGTACCTTGGTTGAAACCGTTGCAGAAAAAGTTACCGGTTGAAGCAATGCCCAAACCTCAAGAAAAACTGGAAATTTTTAAATTGACAATTGAAGAACTTACTGCAAATCAGTACCAGTTTATTGGCATGGATCACTTTGCAAAAGCCGACGACGAATTAGCGATCGCTAAAAGTAATGGTAGCTTAGGACGCACTTTTCAAGGTTATACAACCCATGCGGAAACAGAGTTATTTGGTTTTGGTTCGACATCGGTAAGTTTGCTTAGAGATTTTTATGCTCAAAATCATAAAAAACTTAAAGATTATTATCAAGCAGTCGAAGCAGGGATTTTACCAATTAGTAAAGGATTTCAATTAACTTGGGATGATATTCTTAGGAGAGATGTAATTATGGCAATTATGTCTGGGGGAATTTTACGATTTTCAGATATTGAATCAAAATATGATATTAAATTTAATCGGTATTTCTCCCAAGAATTAGAAGCCTTAAAATTAGTAGAAGCAGATGGATTAGTTAAGTTATCAAGCAATCAAATCGATGTCACAGAAATAGGTAGATTATTAGTCAGAAATATTGCAGTCATCTTTGATTCTCGCAAAACTACGCAAAAAAATAAATTTTCCCGCGCAATTTAA
- a CDS encoding HEAT repeat domain-containing protein: protein MTEVAFLGFLVLNKTKTTILSLRLTALASGITANLLCYLLLLSSAPISWAQQPSSVPANLYIYKFNSIDEEERQKAIESLQKIGTPAIPALLQALENEDVWVRSLAAITIARIKKNTEVSLPPLIKALKDKQPLVRYSAALALIYIGGTKATITTPILVQASQDNSSSVRRRAILALANTGKPKTTIPVFIKALGDKDKSVRYSAASTLNSIASTNISAFSKIVRSNNNIPILVKALQDEQELVRYVAAFTLNYIGSSKTTLAIPTLVKALQDESPLIRQRAAFALSNTKKTDSTVPALIKALKDSNYLVRNSARYALNRIGVKAVPNLITALQTEEVSVRSEIIDILGEIGNKASSAITFLIEEAEDKDINIRAKAIYALGRIGSTNKVVFPTIIAALRDENEIVRVNAVKAMGGIAPKAKNAVTTLKILLQDKSKTVRLSAAEALGKFPSDAKKIVPEYIASLRAKETSVRAESAELLGFIGEAAKESTPALTKAIWDNQADVRLNAVEALGRIGVYARSSLPELIAALQDKDSLVANQAGVAIDNIAISSKENVRKLSDSDLNQVISQFQTAQKIFGDFEDTENLTLAINSLKAERLLRQLDE from the coding sequence GTGACAGAAGTTGCTTTTCTAGGATTTCTTGTGCTAAATAAAACCAAAACGACAATTTTATCGCTTCGTTTGACTGCACTTGCTTCTGGTATTACAGCTAATCTATTATGTTATTTATTACTATTATCTTCCGCTCCAATCAGTTGGGCACAACAACCTTCAAGTGTGCCAGCGAATCTTTATATTTATAAGTTTAATAGTATAGATGAAGAAGAAAGGCAAAAAGCAATAGAATCGCTACAAAAAATAGGAACACCAGCAATACCAGCTTTGTTACAAGCCTTAGAAAATGAAGATGTCTGGGTTCGTTCTCTAGCTGCAATAACAATAGCTAGAATCAAGAAAAATACCGAGGTATCTTTACCTCCCCTAATTAAAGCTTTAAAAGACAAACAGCCATTAGTACGTTACAGTGCTGCCCTTGCTTTAATCTACATTGGTGGTACAAAAGCAACCATTACTACACCAATTCTCGTTCAAGCATCGCAAGATAATTCATCATCAGTTCGTCGTCGTGCAATTTTGGCTTTAGCTAATACAGGTAAACCCAAAACTACAATTCCAGTTTTTATTAAAGCTCTAGGAGATAAAGATAAATCGGTTCGTTACAGTGCAGCTTCGACTTTAAATAGCATCGCTTCCACGAATATTTCTGCTTTCAGTAAAATAGTTCGCAGCAATAACAATATACCGATTCTTGTTAAAGCATTGCAGGATGAACAAGAATTAGTTCGCTATGTGGCTGCATTTACCTTAAATTACATTGGTAGCTCGAAAACAACTTTAGCTATACCAACTTTAGTTAAAGCTCTGCAAGATGAATCCCCCTTAATTCGTCAACGTGCAGCTTTTGCACTATCGAATACGAAGAAAACTGATTCAACCGTACCAGCTTTAATCAAAGCTTTGAAAGATAGCAATTATTTAGTTCGTAACAGTGCCCGATACGCTTTGAATCGCATCGGAGTCAAAGCCGTACCTAATTTAATTACAGCACTACAGACAGAAGAAGTTTCTGTACGTAGCGAAATTATTGATATTTTAGGAGAAATAGGTAACAAAGCAAGTTCTGCAATTACATTTCTGATTGAAGAAGCTGAAGATAAAGACATTAATATTCGAGCGAAAGCTATTTATGCTTTAGGTAGAATTGGAAGCACAAATAAAGTTGTTTTTCCTACTATAATTGCAGCATTAAGAGACGAAAATGAAATAGTTCGCGTAAATGCTGTTAAAGCGATGGGTGGTATTGCTCCAAAAGCAAAAAATGCTGTTACTACCTTGAAAATATTATTGCAAGATAAAAGCAAGACAGTTCGTTTAAGCGCTGCTGAAGCTTTAGGTAAATTCCCTTCAGATGCCAAAAAAATTGTTCCAGAATATATCGCTAGCTTAAGAGCAAAAGAAACATCAGTTAGAGCAGAATCGGCTGAGTTACTCGGTTTTATCGGGGAAGCTGCAAAAGAAAGTACCCCAGCGTTAACAAAAGCAATTTGGGATAACCAAGCAGATGTACGCTTAAATGCAGTTGAAGCATTGGGGAGAATAGGAGTATATGCTCGTTCAAGTTTACCTGAACTAATTGCAGCTTTGCAGGATAAAGACAGTTTAGTTGCAAATCAAGCTGGTGTTGCCATAGATAACATAGCTATTAGCAGCAAAGAAAATGTCAGAAAATTATCGGATTCCGACTTAAATCAAGTTATATCGCAATTCCAAACTGCTCAAAAAATCTTCGGAGATTTTGAAGATACTGAAAATTTAACTCTTGCTATTAATTCGCTTAAAGCTGAAAGATTGCTGCGTCAATTGGATGAATAA
- a CDS encoding DUF2281 domain-containing protein, with product MTIKEKLLQEIEKAPEPLLQEVLDFIQFLQNKRQQEKLEITLLSESSLQKDWLKPEEDEAWQDL from the coding sequence ATGACCATAAAAGAAAAACTACTGCAAGAAATTGAAAAAGCACCAGAACCTCTTTTACAAGAAGTATTAGATTTTATTCAGTTTCTGCAAAATAAGCGCCAACAAGAAAAATTAGAAATTACTCTTTTGAGTGAATCCTCACTACAAAAAGATTGGTTGAAACCTGAAGAGGACGAAGCATGGCAGGATTTATAA
- a CDS encoding type II toxin-antitoxin system HicB family antitoxin produces the protein MNKIFTAVIYWEEDVYVAECPEVGTASQGETIKEAINNPKEAT, from the coding sequence ATGAACAAAATTTTTACCGCAGTAATCTATTGGGAAGAAGATGTCTATGTGGCTGAATGTCCTGAAGTGGGAACAGCTAGTCAAGGAGAGACGATAAAAGAGGCTATTAATAATCCCAAAGAAGCAACATAA
- a CDS encoding type II toxin-antitoxin system PemK/MazF family toxin — protein sequence MAGFIKGDVVIVPFPFSDLTQAKRRPAVVVSNIRGNDLILCQITSQAISDEYAISINISDFISGRLNQISNIRPNRLFTADESIIIYRAGQLKPEKLEEVIIKIIEILQQ from the coding sequence ATGGCAGGATTTATAAAAGGTGATGTCGTTATTGTCCCATTCCCTTTCTCTGACTTAACCCAAGCAAAACGTAGACCTGCTGTAGTTGTATCTAATATAAGGGGAAATGACCTCATTCTTTGTCAAATTACTAGTCAAGCTATTAGTGATGAATATGCTATTAGCATTAACATTAGTGACTTTATTTCAGGTAGACTTAATCAAATTAGTAACATCCGACCTAATCGTTTATTTACAGCGGATGAATCAATTATTATTTATAGAGCAGGTCAACTCAAACCAGAAAAACTAGAGGAAGTAATTATCAAAATTATTGAGATACTGCAACAATAA
- a CDS encoding heme oxygenase (biliverdin-producing) produces MSNNLAIKLRSGTEKSHAATEQIGFMKCFVKGLVDRDCFAKFLSNLYFVYSELEAALENNRNHSCVGMIYFPELNRKANLEKDLEFYYGSDWQNQLQLLNAAHNYIVRIREVSQKQPELLIAHAYTRYMGDLSGGQMLQKVVQSTLNLEGYQGTSFYNFEQIPDKTAFKNKYRDALDKVPVDNITAEKIVAEANHSFSFNMQIANELEEILIQSIGEEKFHKLIGNETATAN; encoded by the coding sequence ATGAGTAACAATCTAGCGATAAAACTTCGTTCGGGAACTGAAAAGTCTCATGCCGCAACGGAACAAATCGGTTTTATGAAGTGTTTTGTAAAAGGGCTTGTTGATAGAGATTGCTTTGCAAAATTTTTGAGTAACCTATATTTTGTTTACAGCGAACTTGAAGCAGCACTCGAAAATAATAGAAATCACTCCTGTGTGGGTATGATTTATTTTCCCGAACTAAATCGTAAAGCCAATTTAGAAAAAGATTTAGAGTTTTATTATGGTTCAGATTGGCAAAATCAACTTCAACTGTTAAATGCGGCTCATAACTACATTGTTCGCATTCGTGAAGTATCGCAAAAACAGCCAGAATTATTGATAGCACATGCCTATACTCGCTACATGGGCGACTTATCGGGCGGACAGATGTTGCAAAAAGTAGTGCAATCAACCTTGAATTTAGAAGGTTATCAAGGCACATCTTTTTATAACTTCGAGCAAATACCCGACAAAACAGCCTTCAAAAACAAATATCGCGACGCTCTTGATAAAGTACCTGTTGACAACATAACAGCCGAAAAAATTGTTGCAGAAGCCAACCATTCATTTTCTTTCAATATGCAGATAGCTAACGAATTGGAAGAAATCTTAATTCAATCTATTGGTGAAGAGAAGTTTCACAAATTGATTGGTAATGAAACCGCTACAGCTAATTGA
- a CDS encoding cytochrome P450, giving the protein MATINPKKLPVPPGNLGLPLIGETISFVRDADFTEKRYQKYGSMFKTRIFGNPTIIMIGSEANRFLFTNDNKYFSNQWPPSTRILLGPASVAVQRGNIHQKRRKILSQAFQPRALSEYTSTMEEILQDYISKWEKTDTLTWYPEIRKYTFDVACKLLIGTNKASDSELLELFEEWIAGLFTLPIRLPGTKFSKALRCRQLLLQKIEEIVLQRQQQPASNKDALGILLQAKDDDGSSLGLEEIKDQVLTLLFAGHETLTSALASMCLLLAEHTDVFRKIREEQQQLGFSQPLTAENLKQMTYLDQVIKEVLRFSPPVGGGFREVIESCEFNGYLIPKGWTVSYAVPKTHQDSSIYTEPLKFDPERFAPSRAEDKSKPFAHIPFAAGMRECIGKEFAKLEMKLFAALLAREYDWQLISENNLGNNLTSASVLKDKLKVKFRKIGNRE; this is encoded by the coding sequence ATGGCAACTATTAACCCCAAAAAACTTCCCGTACCTCCTGGAAACTTAGGCTTACCACTTATTGGTGAAACTATCAGCTTTGTTCGCGATGCAGATTTTACAGAAAAACGATATCAAAAGTACGGCTCTATGTTTAAGACTCGTATTTTTGGCAATCCCACAATAATTATGATTGGTTCGGAAGCTAACCGTTTTCTATTTACCAATGATAATAAATACTTTTCTAATCAATGGCCTCCTAGTACTAGAATTTTACTGGGTCCTGCTTCTGTTGCAGTGCAAAGAGGAAATATTCATCAAAAGCGACGCAAGATTTTATCACAAGCTTTTCAACCAAGAGCTTTGAGTGAATATACTTCCACAATGGAAGAAATCCTGCAAGATTATATTAGTAAATGGGAAAAAACGGATACTTTGACTTGGTATCCAGAAATTAGAAAATATACTTTTGATGTAGCCTGTAAGTTACTTATCGGAACAAATAAAGCAAGCGATAGTGAGTTATTAGAACTATTTGAAGAGTGGATAGCAGGTTTGTTTACCCTTCCAATTCGTTTACCTGGAACTAAATTTAGTAAAGCATTACGTTGTCGCCAATTATTACTACAAAAGATTGAAGAAATAGTATTGCAGCGTCAACAGCAACCCGCTTCAAATAAAGATGCTTTGGGAATATTATTACAAGCTAAAGATGATGATGGTAGTAGTCTTGGTTTAGAAGAAATTAAAGACCAAGTATTAACTTTACTATTCGCAGGACATGAAACATTAACATCAGCACTTGCTTCCATGTGTCTGTTATTAGCAGAGCATACCGATGTTTTTAGAAAGATACGTGAAGAACAGCAGCAATTAGGATTTTCGCAACCTCTAACTGCGGAAAATCTCAAGCAAATGACTTATTTAGACCAAGTTATTAAAGAAGTTTTACGCTTTTCTCCCCCCGTTGGTGGTGGTTTTCGAGAGGTAATTGAATCTTGTGAATTTAACGGTTACTTGATTCCTAAAGGTTGGACTGTGTCATACGCTGTTCCTAAAACTCATCAAGATAGTAGTATATATACTGAACCGTTAAAATTTGACCCAGAACGTTTTGCACCATCTCGGGCTGAAGATAAATCAAAACCTTTTGCTCACATACCTTTTGCTGCTGGTATGCGCGAATGTATCGGTAAGGAATTCGCAAAGTTGGAAATGAAGCTTTTTGCAGCGCTTTTGGCTAGAGAGTATGATTGGCAACTTATCTCAGAAAATAATCTAGGTAATAATCTAACTTCTGCCTCTGTTCTCAAGGACAAACTTAAAGTTAAATTTAGGAAAATAGGGAATAGGGAATAG
- a CDS encoding SH3 domain-containing protein, giving the protein MTDSQASTPSQGILKTNSDTINTVNIRSGPSLNRRVIHEGKEGDKVKILDQTKPAGDTHAWYKVKFGSEADDIGWVREDVIELTYTNPADASTLLYFATDSRTVRIYAEENQIYMNVYNNRAEKTELYAVEATRLPKVDAESKFKSYVAIKDNTAYYVRFIPFGEVDFIINNATNGNITLQEKGFRASGGEYQKQ; this is encoded by the coding sequence ATGACAGACTCACAAGCTTCTACACCCAGCCAAGGAATTCTCAAAACCAACAGCGATACTATCAATACAGTTAACATACGTTCGGGACCTTCGCTGAATCGTCGCGTTATTCACGAAGGAAAAGAAGGCGATAAAGTCAAAATTCTCGATCAAACCAAGCCTGCTGGAGATACCCATGCTTGGTATAAAGTGAAATTTGGTTCCGAAGCAGATGACATCGGCTGGGTACGTGAAGATGTAATTGAATTGACTTACACAAATCCTGCTGATGCTTCAACCTTATTATATTTTGCTACTGACAGCAGAACAGTAAGAATTTATGCCGAAGAAAATCAGATTTATATGAATGTTTACAACAATCGTGCCGAAAAGACAGAATTATACGCTGTTGAAGCTACAAGATTGCCGAAAGTTGATGCGGAAAGTAAGTTTAAAAGCTACGTTGCAATCAAAGATAATACTGCTTACTACGTGAGATTTATTCCCTTCGGCGAAGTAGATTTTATTATTAATAATGCCACTAACGGAAATATTACCCTCCAAGAAAAAGGTTTCCGTGCTAGCGGTGGAGAATATCAGAAACAGTGA
- a CDS encoding Glu/Leu/Phe/Val dehydrogenase, with amino-acid sequence MDKTSLLMSEIPSPAYICPFDQACSYLDAAAKELNLDQGLLEILSHPRKVVTVSIPVKRDNGEIQVLAGHRVQHSDILGPYKGGIRFHPAVTLREVSALAMLMTWKCALLGIPYGGGKGGIAINPKTYSVSELERISRRYISELIKDIGPSVDIPAPDMGTSAREMAWMMDTYSVNMGHSVPGVVTGKPLSIGGSLGREMATGRGVMIIVREALADKGKSLKGTRIAIQGFGNVGGAAAELLHQAGAKIIAVSTGSGGVFAENGLDIEELKAYQKDNNRKISGYPQAKPISNAELLTLDCDVLIPAALENQITKENVNQIQANLIVEAANGPVTLEANLSLERRGVTVLPDILSNAGGVVVSYLEWVQGLSYLFWDEQKVNDKMQSLMVQAYRKVMQQSQTRKISPRLAAYVLGVGRVAQALNDRGLYP; translated from the coding sequence ATGGATAAAACATCTCTCCTAATGTCCGAGATTCCTTCTCCTGCTTATATTTGTCCGTTCGACCAAGCCTGTAGCTATTTAGACGCAGCAGCGAAAGAATTAAACTTAGACCAAGGTTTATTAGAAATACTCAGTCATCCACGTAAGGTAGTTACAGTTTCGATTCCGGTAAAACGAGATAACGGTGAAATCCAAGTATTAGCAGGACATCGCGTCCAGCATTCTGATATTTTAGGTCCCTATAAAGGTGGTATTCGTTTTCACCCAGCAGTCACATTGCGAGAAGTTTCGGCTTTAGCAATGCTGATGACTTGGAAATGTGCATTGTTGGGTATACCCTACGGTGGTGGTAAAGGAGGGATTGCGATAAATCCCAAAACTTACAGTGTTAGCGAATTAGAGCGTATTTCTCGACGTTATATTAGCGAATTAATCAAAGATATTGGTCCATCGGTAGATATCCCCGCACCAGACATGGGCACATCAGCCCGCGAAATGGCCTGGATGATGGATACTTATTCTGTAAATATGGGTCATTCCGTACCTGGAGTCGTCACCGGGAAGCCACTTTCCATCGGTGGTTCGTTAGGAAGAGAAATGGCAACCGGACGTGGTGTAATGATTATTGTCCGCGAAGCATTAGCAGATAAAGGAAAATCCTTAAAAGGTACCCGAATAGCCATCCAAGGGTTTGGAAACGTCGGTGGTGCTGCGGCTGAATTGCTACATCAAGCAGGTGCAAAAATTATTGCTGTATCTACAGGCTCTGGTGGTGTTTTTGCGGAGAATGGTTTAGATATTGAGGAACTAAAAGCTTATCAGAAAGACAATAATCGAAAAATTTCGGGATATCCTCAAGCAAAACCAATTAGTAATGCAGAGTTACTAACATTAGATTGTGACGTATTAATTCCCGCAGCTTTAGAAAATCAAATTACCAAAGAAAACGTTAATCAAATCCAAGCAAATTTAATTGTCGAAGCCGCAAATGGCCCAGTTACCCTCGAAGCAAATTTATCATTAGAAAGGCGTGGTGTAACGGTATTACCAGATATTTTAAGTAATGCCGGTGGAGTTGTGGTTAGTTATCTCGAATGGGTTCAAGGACTTTCTTATCTATTTTGGGATGAGCAAAAAGTCAACGATAAAATGCAAAGTTTAATGGTGCAAGCATATCGTAAAGTTATGCAGCAATCCCAAACCCGAAAAATTTCTCCAAGATTAGCAGCTTACGTATTGGGAGTAGGAAGAGTAGCCCAAGCATTGAACGATAGAGGACTTTATCCTTAA
- a CDS encoding four-carbon acid sugar kinase family protein has translation MTAKPKIIVLDDDPTGSQTVHGCLLLMQWDVETLRLGLKDDSPIFFVLTNTRALTPEKAASITKEVCHNLKLAIEAEEVKDFLVVSRSDSTLRGHYPIETDVIAEEIGPFDAHFLIPAFFEGGRITRDSIHYLMMQGAPVAVHETEFARDSVFGYNHSYLPKYVEEKTQARITADSVERFLLDDIRSGCLERLMKLTGNQCGVVDGETQADLDKFAEDVLTAASQGKRFLFRSAASILTALAALPPQEVSPENMAEYVITGKPGAIIVGSHVKKTTQQLEVLLETKGIVGIEVDVAQLLDKENQSATLLTDILKNVREAHNSGNTPVVYTSRQELTFEDIDTRLEFGARVSNLLMDIVRGLPSDIGFLISKGGITSNDVLSNGLALKTARLLGQILNGVSMVRTPENHPQFPNLPVVLFPGNVGDTDAIATVYQRLSKNLK, from the coding sequence ATGACTGCAAAACCAAAAATCATTGTTCTAGATGATGACCCTACCGGTTCTCAAACTGTCCACGGTTGCTTGCTTTTAATGCAGTGGGATGTAGAGACTTTGCGATTGGGACTAAAGGATGATTCACCGATTTTTTTTGTTTTAACTAATACTAGAGCATTAACTCCAGAAAAAGCAGCATCTATAACTAAGGAAGTTTGTCATAATTTGAAATTGGCAATTGAAGCTGAGGAAGTTAAGGATTTTCTAGTTGTTAGTCGTAGTGATTCAACTTTGCGAGGACATTACCCAATTGAAACTGATGTTATTGCTGAAGAAATAGGTCCTTTTGACGCTCATTTTTTAATACCAGCATTTTTTGAAGGAGGACGTATTACCCGCGACAGCATACATTATTTAATGATGCAGGGCGCTCCGGTTGCAGTTCATGAAACTGAGTTCGCTCGGGATTCAGTATTTGGATACAATCACAGCTATTTACCTAAATATGTAGAAGAAAAAACTCAAGCACGTATTACAGCCGATTCTGTAGAAAGATTTTTACTTGATGATATTCGTAGCGGCTGTCTGGAGCGTTTAATGAAACTCACCGGTAATCAATGCGGTGTTGTTGATGGCGAAACCCAAGCGGATTTAGATAAGTTTGCTGAAGATGTATTAACTGCTGCCAGTCAAGGAAAACGCTTTTTATTCCGTTCTGCTGCAAGTATTTTAACTGCTTTAGCTGCGCTGCCTCCCCAAGAAGTTTCTCCAGAAAATATGGCTGAGTATGTAATTACGGGGAAACCTGGGGCAATTATAGTTGGCTCTCACGTAAAAAAAACAACTCAGCAGCTAGAAGTACTTTTAGAAACAAAAGGTATCGTCGGAATCGAAGTAGATGTAGCCCAGTTACTTGATAAAGAGAATCAATCTGCTACACTGCTAACCGATATACTCAAAAATGTTCGTGAAGCACATAATTCTGGTAATACACCAGTTGTTTATACCAGCCGTCAGGAATTAACTTTTGAGGATATCGATACGCGATTGGAATTTGGAGCTAGGGTTTCAAACTTATTAATGGATATTGTGCGAGGTTTACCTTCTGATATCGGATTTTTAATCAGTAAGGGAGGTATTACCTCTAACGACGTTTTAAGTAATGGTCTTGCTTTAAAAACTGCCCGTTTACTCGGTCAGATTCTGAATGGTGTATCTATGGTTAGAACTCCAGAAAATCATCCTCAGTTTCCCAATTTACCAGTAGTACTATTTCCCGGTAATGTTGGTGATACAGATGCGATCGCAACTGTCTACCAAAGATTAAGTAAAAATTTAAAGTGA
- the acsF gene encoding magnesium-protoporphyrin IX monomethyl ester (oxidative) cyclase → MAKSLPSPQPELVKEGVKAPVQETLLTPRFYTTDFDAVALMDISAHEKELGAIVDELKADYNRHHFVRDEEFKQTWDSIDGEKREAFIDFLERSCTSEFSGFLLFKELSRKLKNRNPMLADAFNCMARDEARHAGFLNKAMADFNLSLDLGYLTKSRTYTFFPPEWIIYTVYLSEKIGYWRYIIMFRHLEANPENQFYPLFRYFESWCQDENRHGDFFKALLRSQPKLFNNWKARLWVRFFLLTVFVTHTLTVFERENFYKSLGIDAREYNKQVIEKTNETSARAFPAILNTKHPEFFRRLEECSDSNFRLTEISNSNRPGIVKLLQKVPAFLSIFGHMVRLFMMKPIDAEVTRTAVH, encoded by the coding sequence ATGGCAAAGTCTCTTCCAAGCCCACAGCCAGAGCTGGTTAAAGAAGGTGTAAAAGCGCCAGTACAGGAAACACTGTTAACTCCTCGGTTTTACACTACAGATTTTGATGCTGTGGCATTGATGGATATTTCGGCGCATGAGAAGGAGTTAGGGGCGATTGTAGACGAGTTGAAAGCCGACTATAACCGCCATCACTTCGTGCGCGATGAAGAATTTAAACAGACTTGGGACAGTATTGATGGTGAAAAACGCGAAGCTTTCATTGATTTCTTAGAGCGCTCTTGTACTTCTGAATTTTCAGGATTCTTGCTATTTAAGGAATTATCGCGCAAACTCAAAAACCGCAATCCCATGCTAGCGGATGCTTTTAACTGTATGGCGCGAGATGAAGCACGTCATGCAGGATTTTTAAATAAAGCAATGGCGGATTTCAATCTTTCTTTAGATTTGGGTTATTTAACCAAAAGCCGTACATATACATTCTTTCCCCCAGAATGGATTATTTACACGGTTTACCTATCTGAGAAAATTGGTTATTGGCGTTACATTATTATGTTTCGTCACTTAGAAGCAAACCCAGAAAATCAATTCTATCCACTATTTCGTTACTTTGAAAGTTGGTGTCAGGATGAGAACAGACATGGAGATTTCTTCAAAGCGCTGTTGCGATCGCAGCCCAAACTTTTCAATAATTGGAAAGCCCGTTTGTGGGTGCGTTTCTTTTTATTAACTGTATTCGTCACTCATACGCTGACGGTATTTGAACGAGAAAACTTCTATAAATCACTTGGTATAGATGCTCGCGAATACAACAAACAGGTAATTGAAAAGACTAACGAAACATCCGCAAGAGCATTTCCAGCAATCTTGAATACCAAGCATCCAGAATTTTTCCGGAGATTGGAAGAATGTTCCGATAGTAATTTCCGGTTAACGGAGATTAGCAATAGCAATCGTCCAGGAATCGTCAAATTATTGCAAAAAGTACCTGCTTTTCTTTCGATTTTTGGACATATGGTGCGGTTGTTTATGATGAAGCCAATTGATGCTGAAGTAACAAGAACAGCTGTACATTAA